In Colletotrichum higginsianum IMI 349063 chromosome 3, whole genome shotgun sequence, a genomic segment contains:
- a CDS encoding Translation elongation factor G translates to MLVLRVSVHRQSHHIGRLPGQALFAGILNIRRSIHTPPVQTKHHSPIKDIRNIGIIAHVDAGKTTTTERMLYYSGVTHRVGDVDAGNTVTDFLDLERERGITIQSAAITFNWPLPEECPQGTRPKTINLIDTPGHQDFRFEVDRCLPVLDGAVCIIDSVKGVEAHTERVWASAHDHKIPRIVFVNKLDRDGASFRKSVLEIGSRLNGWPLVCQIPWWDGEQFVGVIDIIDRVGYRWKTEKQKTKYEFAELKVVLSGNPLLEEIEKARERLVEGLAEWDEAIMDLFADDHSKITGKMLKESVRRAIRSGDGTVIPVLAGASFRHIGVEPLMDAIVDYLPSPDERPELEIRAGPAKHNLVKLLEGNTEKKSGNHRIAAVASVFKVYNHPKEGILSFVRVYFGELHRNSSTWNTHNQGAERPFGLLQISAAKTEDVQHLATGQIGAIKGLKKARTGDTILTAVGQRQIPDALKHIQIRPPEIPPPVAFLAIDPHGPTAAKELEVALENASREDPSLRWNRDEKTEQFVLQGMGKLHLDIAVYNLKQNPKVQADFGPIEVDYKECITSPVGPHHVSFDRVVASKSGKVSCSAVLEPLEDHHRQAALEPTVERDGNMIHVIINLPEDGIASFDPEEARQQLINGVVSAVARGPRRGSPVQGCHITITVDAESTENPSGGHFTGAASRAVREALREAHTVQRAVGILEPVMLVHISCPEAAAGMVQHDISSGAGGHVLEVNDKSAESSSRIDVSRIYAPPDPYETVASLRGKKSLARTVEIVAKLPFKEMLNFDEHLRGKTGGRHSMTMAFDSFDRVVGSREKAL, encoded by the exons ATGTTGGTCCTTCGAGTTTCCGTACACAGGCAGAGCCACCACATTGGCCGGCTGCCAGGGCAAGCTTTGTTCGCCGGCATTCTGAACATTCGGAGGTCTATACACACACCCCCGGTGCAAACGAAGCACCATTCTCCTATCAAGGATATCAGAAACATCGGGATCATCGCCCATGTTGATGCA ggcaagacgacgacaactgAGCGCATGCTGTACTACAGCGGTGTGACGCATCGTGTTGGAG ATGTTGATGCAGGGAACACAGTGACCGACTTCCTCGACCtggagcgagagagaggcatCACGATTCAGTCAGCCGCCATCACTTTTAACTGGCCCCTCCCTGAAGAGTGCCCACAAGGCACACGCCCGAAGACAATCAACCTCATTGACACTCCGGGCCATCAGGACTTCAGATTCGAGGTTGACAGATGTTTACccgtcctcgatggcgctGTGTGCATCATTGACTCGGTCAAGGGCGTGGAAGCTCACACGGAAAGAGTGTGGGCTTCAGCGCACGATCACAAGATCCCCCGCATCGTTTTCGTCAACAAGCTCGACCGAGACGGCGCCTCCTTCCGCAAGTCCGTCTTGGAAATCGGCTCCCGTCTAAACGGATGGCCGCTCGTCTGTCAAATTCCTTGGTGGGACGGCGAACAGTTCGTGGGCGTCATTGACATCATTGATCGTGTTGGTTACCGATGGAAGACGGAAAAGCAAAAGACCAAGTACGAGTTTGCAGAACTAAAAGTGGTGCTCTCGGGCAATCCCTTACTTGAGGAGATAGAGAAAGCTCGCGAGCGCCTTGTTGAGGGCCTTGCTGAGTGGGATGAGGCTATTATGGACTTGTTTGCGGACGACCACAGCAAGATCACTGGGAAGATGCTCAAGGAAAGCGTCCGGAGAGCCATCCGCAGCGGCGATGGTACCGTCATCCCCGTCCTGGCGGGTGCAAGCTTCCGGCACATTGGCGTCGAACCCCTGATGGACGCCATCGTCGATTATCTCCCCAGCCCCGACGAACGTCCTGAGCTCGAGATCCGAGCAGGCCCAGCGAAGCACAACCTGGTAAAGCTCCTGGAAGGAAACACGGAAAAGAAGTCAGGAAACCACCGTATAGCTGCTGTGGCCTCAGTCTTCAAGGTCTACAACCATCCCAAAGAGGGGATTCTGAGCTTCGTGCGTGTCTACTTTGGCGAACTCCACAGGAACTCGTCTACCTGGAACACGCACAACCAGGGGGCCGAGCGGCCATTTGGCTTGTTGCAGATTTCCGCGGCCAAGACGGAAGACGTACAGCACCTTGCGACGGGTCAGATCGGCGCCATCAAGGGCTTGAAGAAGGCTCGCACGGGCGATACGATTCTCACAGCTGTAGGCCAGAGACAGATTCCGGATGCGCTCAAGCACATTCAAATTCGACCACCAGAGATTCCACCTCCAGTGGCTTTCCTCGCCATTGACCCGCATGGGCCAACTGCGGCCAAGGAGCTGGAGGTCGCACTGGAGAACGCGTCCCGAGAGGACCCCAGCTTGAGGTGGAACCGCGACGAGAAGACTGAGCAATTCGTTCTCCAGGGCATGGGCAAGCTGCATCTGGACATTGCCGTTTACAACCTGAAGCAGAACCCCAAGGTCCAGGCTGACTTTGGGCCCATCGAGGTTGACTACAAGGAGTGCATAACCTCTCCAGTCGGGCCGCATCACGTCAGCTTCGACAGGGTTGTCGCGAGCAAGTCGGGCAAGGTATCGTGTAGCGCCGTCCTTGAGCCCCTGGAAGACCACCACCGTCAAGCCGCCCTGGAGCCCACCGTAGAGCGCGACGGCAACATGATCCACGTCATCATCAACCTGCCCGAGGATGGCATCGCCAGCTTTGACCCGGAAGAAGCCCGCCAGCAGCTCATTAACGGTGTCGTCTCCGCGGTGGCCCGCGGCCCGCGTCGTGGCTCCCCTGTGCAAGGCTGTCACATCACTATTACTGTTGACGCCGAGTCCACCGAGAACCCGTCAGGCGGTCACTTCACTGGCGCcgcgtcgcgcgccgtgCGCGAGGCCCTCCGCGAGGCGCACACCGTCCAGCGAgccgtcggcatcctcgaACCCGTCATGCTGGTGCATATCAGCTGCCccgaagcggcggcgggtatGGTGCAGCACGACATCTCCTccggggcgggcgggcacGTGCTCGAGGTAAACGACAAGTCGGCTGAGTCGAGCTCCCGCATCGACGTGAGCAGGATCTACGCACCACCAGACCCGTATGAGACGGTGGCGTCACTTCGGGGGAAGAAGTCGTTGGCGCGGACGGTGGAGATCGTGGCCAAATTGCCGTTCAAGGAAATGCTCAACTTCGATGAGCACCTACGTGGTAAGACAGGTGGTCGGCATtcgatgacgatggcatTCGACAGTTTCGACCGTGTCGTTGGCTCGCGAGAGAAGGCGCTGTGA
- a CDS encoding COPI associated protein → MWLVAVLCTLLDENAYLYCACKAIHQRVLVPAGQISTTQPFVSYCQVYQLQESDTTNPASFYGRHTPCSFTPTQDTTRLLPNPRYPAAWPLHPRQLLLLFHYILSTSHIEPPTNPNTNVAIPTTVKMELSDTFRIVNLATATIMVLGGIAQFFNFNFQGIIVGAYVILFGLCKPLLKICNTCLPQSLSNVVPEFQIPPQVSRYASFLFSFIGRGVFYIFIGSILLSDGVFKIIAGSIVGLIGVAYVVLEFVPQIEPPANMREADGGWGAEQV, encoded by the exons ATGTGGCTGGTGGCAGTACTCTGTACTTTGCTCGATGAAAACGCTTACCTCTACTGTGCGTGTAAAGCCATACACCAGCGGGTACTGGTACCGGCCGGTCAGATATCCACCACACAACCCTTTGTATCTTACTGCCAGGTTTACCAGCTTCAGGAGTCAGACACAACCAACCCAGCCTCTTTTTACGGACGTCACACACCTTGCTCCTTCACACCCACACAAGACACAACACGTCTTCTCCCGAACCCGCGATATCCAGCTGCCTGGCCGCTCCATCCACGTcagcttctccttctctttcaCTACATCTTGTCGACCTCCCACATCGAACCTCCAACCAATCCCAACACCAACGTCGCAATTCCCACAACCGTCAAAATGGAGCTCTCCGACACTTT CCGCATCGTCAACTTGGCCACAGCGACCATCATGGTCCTGGGCGGCATTGCCCAATTCTTCAACTTCAACTT CCAGGGCATCATTGTCGGTGCCTACGTGATCCTCTTCGGTCTCTGTAAGCCTCTCCTCAAGATTTGCAATACTTGCTTGCCA CAAAGCCTTTCTAACGTTGTTCCAGAGTTCCAGATCCCTCCCCAAGTCTCTCGTTACgcctccttcctcttctcctttaTCGGCCGTGGTGTTT TCTACATCTTTATCGgctccatcctcctctccgACGGCGTCTTCAAGATCATTGCCGGTtccatcgtcggcctcatCGGCGTCGCCTACGTCGTTCTCGAGTTCGTTCCCCAGATCGAGCCGCCAGCCAACAtgcgcgaggccgacggcggctggggcGCAGAGCAGGTGTAA